Part of the Halalkalibacter krulwichiae genome is shown below.
GTGAGCTTATTCGTGAGAAGGTATTGCACCTAACAAGAGAGGAAATTCCTCATTCAATTGCTGTGAATGTTGAGCAAATGAAACGACGTGACAATAGTGATACAGTTTATATTGGTGCGACAATTATCGTTGAACGCAGTTCTCAAAAAGGGATTATTATTGGTAAGCAAGGTTCAATGTTAAAAGAAGTAGGAAAAAGAGCTAGGGGCGATATTGAAGCTTTACTTGGCTCAAAGGTGTTTTTAGAAATATGGGTTAAGGTTCAAAAAGATTGGCGGAATAAAGCTGCTCATTTACGTGATTTTGGTTTCCGTGAAGATGAATATTAAAAGGTATTTCAAAAGGGTTTCTGACCCTTTTGAAATACCTTTTTTATTTCTCTCACTAAGCTAAGGTAGCAGTTGAAAGATTATTGCTGTAAGGTTACTACCCTTAATAAAATTGAACATAGTAAGTCGATGTTAGTCCTGTCGTCCATTGGGCGTATATCCATTGTTTTTTTTACTTTGAAAGCTTATGATAATGATAACAACATGTTTTGGAGATTGTGAAAAAGTCAAGGGTTTTTAATTAGCAATTTTTCCATAACATGATTTCAGAAAAGAAGGTCATCATACAAGTATAGAGCGTTGCAGTCTTATGAAGAAGAAAGGTGGATTCTGATATGCTCGATTTTTCATGGAAAGTCTTTTCAATGACAGGTAATGTGGATACGTATTTATTGTTGAAAGAACTAGAGCGCGATTCAGAGGAACAATTCGGACAAGAAGACGTACAGGAGATGGAAATATCAGACGCTCCGACGCATTAGTCGTATGTTGACACCTCACAAGGATGTGTGGTGAAAGAAAATGATTCATAAAGTTGAGGGAATAGTAATTCGGACTACGGATTACGGAGAGTCAAATAAAATAGTTACTTTATTCACAAGAGAATTAGGAAAAATTGGTGTTATGTCAAGAGGAGCAAAAAAGCCGAAAAATCGCTTTTCGGCTGCTTCTCAACTATTCATGTATGGAACTTTTGTATTTCAGAGAGGTTCTGGCTTAGGACAGTTAAATCAAGCGGATATAACAAACTCATTTCGAGAGGTACGAAACGATCTATTTTTAGCCTCTTATGGATCGTACATAGTTGAGTTAACAGATAAGTTAACA
Proteins encoded:
- a CDS encoding YqzL family protein — its product is MLDFSWKVFSMTGNVDTYLLLKELERDSEEQFGQEDVQEMEISDAPTH